A segment of the Caldisericota bacterium genome:
CAAAGAGCCTTCTTAACAGCTAGATCTTTCTCAATCTTTGTTACTCTTTTGTTTGAAGTTTCAATTCTTTCGTAGACACCATTGAAGCTTTTGTCAATTGCCTTATGCATATCTGTGAGGGCTTTTATTATCGTGGCTGTGTCAGGCACTTTAGCCTCCAGAGAGCAGGCCATACAAAGCGACTGCGATTGTAAAGCATGTTGTTGATATGTGTAGGTTTTTCATTTTTAACATTGCTCCTCTATTTTTTCACCCTCTTTGTAAAACAAATTCACCCAAAATCTTTTCTCTCGACCGATATGTGTCTGCGTGTTTGCAGTGAGCCACCCAGCTCATTACTGAAGCGCTTATTCGATCTATATTTATTTGCCCTGTTTTATATTTGTTTTGCATTGATTTTAGCTTGCGCCGCATATTCTTTATGCTACGTTTTCGTATCAATTTATAATCTATCC
Coding sequences within it:
- a CDS encoding RNA-dependent DNA polymerase, encoding IHISKKYLGYVKQKVIAFLNKHLALNLNRKTSIFPIDQGVDFLGYRTWIDYKLIRKRSIKNMRRKLKSMQNKYKTGQINIDRISASVMSWVAHCKHADTYRSREKILGEFVLQRG